The Papaver somniferum cultivar HN1 unplaced genomic scaffold, ASM357369v1 unplaced-scaffold_33, whole genome shotgun sequence genome includes a window with the following:
- the LOC113342053 gene encoding uncharacterized protein LOC113342053 gives MVSDSWNSPVHGSPDVIFTYKMKRLKVVMKEWNLRVFGNIRSRLKQDQLRFETAARNSNEDLSNIIKLNAMKEAIIRIRRSNNTISEFVDADGDTISEYDHLRNHVAQYYEDKFNGQELDFDENLFDFEHPNGFSGCFYRHCWDIIQDDLIKAIIYCWNSGHIPNGVNSSLIILLAKVRGANTLRNFRPIGLSNFFFKIFTKILATRLSSVLDKLVSEEQIAFMKGRNIHENISLASEMVNELHIKRKDGNIGLKLDISQAFDTMNWSFVLEVFRRYGFSERWCRWLLDILSSARISILLNSNPEGYFKINRGLRQGDPLSPLIFVLIEVVLSRNITKLFRDKKMTPMVIRNGICPTHIFFADDIMIFCKGNLKSVNNLIDLLGNYQDALGQTVCRQKSKIYYGGGSLSRRTYLADFLGMSVATFPDHYLGVKIMPGTVRYHHICNMIKKIKAQLAGWKGRLLSFHDRIVLVKSVIASYSIHNMTVYKWPRKFILQCEREIRNFIWSGDSNISRVVVVAFDKTFSMIIHWIKQLWLVIFGMASNWDFLVVHMKRLVAAGVDIAHLPIPNGGEDSRIWMSYFKGEFNVSSSKDLIRQRYPTLEGASLIWRKEIHPVLAAQNWKVLRRACATYDLLQERFKIQLANKCCLCGNDEETLDHVLFECSFAARAWNWIAGIFGL, from the exons ATGGTCAGTGACAGTTGGAACTCTCCTGTGCATGGTTCTCCAGATGTTATTTTTACTTATAAGATGAAGAGGTTGAAGGTGGTGATGAAAGAGTGGAATCTTAGAGTTTTTGGCAACATACGTTCTCGGCTGAAGCAAGACCAACTGCGTTTTGAGACTGCTGCTAGAAATTCTAACGAGGACCTTAGTAATATTATTAAACTCAATGCTATGAAGGAGGCTAT TATTCGTATTAGGAGAAGTAACAACACTATTTCTGAATTTGTGGATGCTGATGGAGATACCATTTCCGAGTATGATCATTTGCGTAATCATGTGGCGCAGTATTACGAAGATAAATTCAATGGCCAGGAGTTGGATtttgatgaaaatttgtttgatttTGAGCATCCTA atggtttctcgggTTGTTTCTATCGTCACTGCTGGGATATCATTCAAGATGATTTGATAAAGGCCATTATTTATTGTTGGAATTCTGGTCATATTCCTAATGGTGTCAActcttctttgattattttgctGGCCAAGGTAAGAGGTGCTAATACTCTTCGTAACTTtaggcctattggtcttagtaattttttcttcaaaatttttactaagataTTAGCTACAAGATTAAGCAGTGTTTTGGACAAGCTTGTTTCTGAAGAACAGATAGCTTTTATGAAGGGTCGTAATATCCATGAAAATATCAGTTTGGCTTCGGAAATGGTTAATGAGCTTCACATCAAGCGCAAAGATGGCAATATTGGTCttaagcttgatatctctcaggcttttgacaCGATGAATTGGTCTTTTGTCTTGGAAGTTTTTCGAAGGTATGGCTTCTCTGAGAGGTGGTGTAGGTGGTTGCTGGATATTTTAAGTTCTGCTAGAATCTCTATTCTTTTGAATAGCAATCCGGAAGGTTACTTCAAAATTAATAGAGGCTTGCGTCAAGGTGATCCCCTTtctcctttgatttttgttttgattgaagtTGTTCTTAGCAGAAATATTACGAAACTCTTTCGTGATAAGAAAATGACTCCAATGGTTATAAGAAATGGTATTTGTCCCACTCATATcttttttgctgatgacattatgattttttgcaaaggAAATCTAAAAAGTGTGAATAATCTTATTGACTTGTTGGGCAATTATCAAGATGCTTTGGGTCAGACTGTGTGTAGACAAAAAAGTAAGATTTATTATGGAGGGGGATCTTTGAGTAGGAGAACTTACCTTGCTGATTTCTTGGGTATGAGTGTGGCCACTTTTCCGGATCATTACTTGGGAGTTAAAATTATGCCTGGCACAGTAAGATATCATCACATTTGTAATATGATTAAGAAAATTAAAGCTCAGCTTGCTGGTTGGAAAGGGAGACTTCTTTCTTTTCATGACCGTATTGTTCTTGTTAAGTCTGTTATAGCCAGCTACTCTATTCACAACATGACAGTCTATAAATGGCCTAGAAAGTTCATTTTGCAATGTGAAAGGGAAATTCGTAACTTTatttggtcgggtgattctaatatTAGCCGTGTTGTGGTGGTGGCGTTTGACAAG ACATTCTCAATGATCATACATTGGATAAAACAATTATGGTTGGTGATTTTTGGAATGGCGTCCAATTGGGACTTCCTTGTTGTTCATATGAAACGATTAGTAGCTGCTGGTGTGGACATCGCTCATCTGCCAATCCCTAATGGAGGTGAAGATAGCAGAATTTGGATGTCATATTTCAAAGGGGAGTTCAACGTCAGCTCTTCCAAGGACTTGATTCGTCAGAGATACCCTACTTTGGAAGGAGCTTCTCTAATCTGGAGGAAGGAAATTCACCCAGTTTTGGCAGCTCAAAACTGGAAAGTCTTACGTCGTGCTTGTGCTACTTATGACCTGCTTCAAGAAAGATTCAAAATTCAGTTGGCCAATAAGTGTTGCCTTTGTGGGAATGATGAGGAAACTCTAGACCATGTGCTTTTCGAATGCAGTTTTGCTGCGCGAGCCTGGAATTGGATTGCTGGGATTTTTGGCTTGTAA